Below is a window of Prosthecochloris sp. GSB1 DNA.
TCACTTTTCCCAGAACATCGAGATAGACCTGTTCGTTCATGCTCCCTTCGCGCACCGGATCCGATGGCAGCGTAAAAAGGTTGAGTTCCAGTGCGTCGGCCCCGGCCCGCTGGACCTGGGCGGCGAACTCCGTCCATTCGGAGGAAGAAACGCAGTTGATGCTCGCGATAACCGGAATATCGACGGCATCGCGACACTCGGCGACAAGATCGAGATATTGGCGCATATCGTTGCCTCTCGTGTAGCTGCGGATGTAATCTTCCGCCTGTGCGTAATAGTAGTTCTGTTCGTTGGCGTTGATCTCGTAGCCGGATTCGCTCCGTATCTGCTCCTCGAAAAGGGACTTCAGAACAACTGCTCCCGCGCCCGCCTTCGCGAGCTTCCTGACCTGTTCCGCCGACTCGGTCATGCCTGAACTGGCGGCGATAACCGGATTTTTAAGTTTCAGCCCCATGTATGTAGTCGAAATATCAGCCATAAACTGTCCTCCGGAGAAATGCCGGGGTCACCCTGAAAAAAAAATCGCGAACGACATGAAAAACAAAGGAACCGTGCTTCGGCGTTCCGCGCCGAGTCCGGTGAAGGGCAAGGCGCGCCGCATTCCTGGGGTGACCCTCGACGCTGTTTTGAAAACGTTTTTTTCAGCCGCCGGCCCGGGCAAGCGTCTTACAGGGAAAGCTAACAACTATTCCCTTGCGAAGTAAGCCCGGCCATCAATGTTTCTGAAACCTGAACTAAGCGTTTCAACAAAGGCTCAATAAGAGTAAGTCTATAAAAAAAAGTCTTTTATACTGTTCAAGAGGTATGAATATTCGTCACCTGCCGGGTGCAGAAAAAAACTGATAAAGAACCGCATGTGTTGAAAACCCTTCGGGATCGCCGATCATACCACATCTGCTTCGTTACAGGGAACTTGCGGTAGATCACTACAGCGGCATTCCTTGGGCCGTGCATCTGCGGCACGCTCGACAATCGCTCAATTCAGGTAAAAAAACGCTCAGTCCCGCAGAGCTGCGATACGGATGATCTTTTTCGCGATGTCTGTATTGTCATACGCTCCGCAAAACTGGTCGGCTCCCTTTCCGATTGCGAAAACCGGCACCGGCACCGCCGTATGCGTATCGCTTGCCCATCCGATGCCCGCCTTGCTGTTGAGCATCGAAACAAGCGCCTCCGTCAGGGGATCCGGACCGTATCCGGAACCGCCGCTTCCGCCGTTCATGCTGGCCCGGTAGGCTTTCTTCAACGCAGCCTTCTCCCTCGACGACAGCGCAAGCAGGAAATCGCGCGACACGTCGCCAAGTCCGAAATACGCTTTCGCACTGTCCAGGGCCATGGGAAACGATACGCCGCCCCCTGCCCAACTGCACACCTTGCCGGAAAAAACTTCGAAAGAGACTTTCTGATGACGCAACAGCTCAGGATGCAAACCGTAACCTCCGGCGGCATTGCCGATGGAAAGACCGCCGCATTCGTGATCGGCGGTCACGACGACCAGGGTCTCCCCGGGATGACGGCGATAAAACGAAAGCGCGACGCCGAGCGCCTCATCGAAATCCTCTACCTCGTGCGCCGCAGTCGCGGCATCGTTGGCATGACACGCCCAGTCGATCTTGCCGCCCTCGACCATCATGAAAAAGCCCCGCTCTCCTTCGAGCAGCCCAATGCCGGCGCGAACGAAATCCGCAAGCCTGAGACGATCGCCGCCGCCGTCGATGCGATACCCGAGCGCGCCGGAGCGATCATAGTCGCCGTAAGCCCAGTATTTTTTCCCCTGGCTTGCGTTCTCGAGCCCTTTGCGGTCTCCGACGATCGCATATCCGCTGTCCCTCATGGTGCGCAGCAGCAGGCCCGCAGGCCTGCCGCTGTCAAGCGCGCCTTTCGCAAAACCGCCGCCGAAATACTCGAAACCGCTCGAAGCCATCTGCATGGCGATCCCGTAATAACCGTCCCGGCTGGCCGCATGGGCGTAAAAGCATGCAGGAGTCGCGTGATCGATGCTGACATTACTGACGATACCGACGCGCATTCCCCGCCTCCCGGCCATTTCAGCAACGGTCTCAAAATCGGCCGAATGGTCGGCGCTCATGGAAATCGTGCCGATCGTCGTTTTCCGACCGGTCGCAAGGGCGGTTCCGGCTGCGGCCGAACCCGTCACCTCACGGTCGACGGCATGCGTCGAAGCCGTCCCGGAAACAGGGAAAGCGCTCATTGCCAGTGGAGGCTTCCGGCCGCGGACAAGCTCCGCGAGCTTGATCTGGGCGCTGCCCATGCCGTCGCCTATGAAAAGGAAAACGTAGCGAGGGGGCCGGGAGAGGCCGGACTGACGATCATCGGGAAGGCTCCCCGAACAGGAACTTGTCAGAAAAAACGCTATCCAGGCGAAAAGGCTGAAGGCAGGCGCCGCAATGCGGCGGACAAGGCGATGGTTCATCATCATACCGGAGACGGGTTACATGGGCGGCCGATGGCGCGGACCCCGCCCGCAGGATCCGCCCAGAGCAAAATTACCCCCTCATTGTTGAAAAACGATGAAGAACCGGTAAACTCTTCGCAACACTACGTTCTCAGGGACGAGAATGGCTCAGTAGAGCAGGGAAATTCCGGCGACGAAAGCGTTCGAATTGATTCCCCTGTTCGGAGTGTCGGTACCCGCATTGGACATATGCCTGAAACGGTAGCCCGCGTTGAGAGCCATACTGTCGCCGATTTCCTGGCGAAGCCCTATGCCGAACTGGTTGAGAAAATTGAATCCGGCCTCGCCCTGCTCGACGGTATCAAGGCTGAAATACATCGGCCCCGAACCTGCTTCCCCAAAGATGGAGGTCTTGCCGGCAAGCGGCGCCGTGTAGCGGAAAAATATGTTCAGGCCGGTCTCTTCGCCCTTCTTGGGACCGGTTATCCTGTTATAGAAGGGTTCAAGGGAAAACTGAAAGGTATTGGGTCCCTTCATGCCGACGAGACGGCTGATGTCGAAACCCGCCCTGAGATAGAACGGAACGACCTCGAGATCGTCGTTCTCCTTCAGCGAGCCAAAGGCATAGCCGCCCCCGAATCCGAGCTCGTTGAACACGACCTTCGGTTCGCCGGCGGGCTCCGCCGCGAGGGCGACGTTGCCCGCCGGGAAGAACAAAACCATCGCCAGCAAGCAGAGCGTGATACGATACTTGTACATAAGTGTTTGATTACCTGTTGATTACAGCTATTGCAACCCGGTTATAATAAAGACAATCCGCGTGTGATTCAAGAACACCTCTATTTATTTGTCACGCGATGCATTTGCTTCGTTGTCCCGACCTGTCGGGATTCCGGTTTCCGCGCTCCGTTCGCCTTGCAGGTCAATAGCCCACGACAAGAACGTAAAAGCGCCATCAAGCCGGAACCGGAAAAATCGAGGCAAAAACTACGATTCATTGCCGCCGGAGATCGAGCGGATATAGTTCACGATTACCTCGACGGCGACGTCCTTTTGCGAATCGCAGAACATCTGGTGCCCCGAACGTTCGAGCCAGACAAGCTTTTTGTCCTTCGGGGAGGTCGCTATCCCGCCGAAAACCAGATCGGCGCTCTCGGGCGCGACAGTCTGCTCGGCCCTGCCATGAAGAATGAGAACCGGACAGCGAATATCGTGCAGCCTCGTGCGGGTAAAGGAGATAAGATCGAAAAACGAGATGATCGCGTCGGTAGGCGCCCACGGATAGTGAACGGAACGGCTCGTCTCGTCGACGTCGCTGTAGGCGACGCGCAGATCCCAGTTCCGCACGAAACTCTGCAGAAGGGGCGCGAGGAAATGCAGCGGGCGTCCCGGGCCGAGCATGGAAACGAGCCTGAACGCCGGGGCCGCTGCCACAGCGGCGGCCAGCTGCCGATCCTGGTACTTGGCCGCCAGGTTGAGCGCGAGGAGCCCGCCCATGCTGTGGCCGACGACGATGACCCGATCGACTTCCGAGGCCAGTTCCAGAAAAGCCGATTCGGCGTCTTTCAGCCAGTCGCACCAGGTCACTCCGCGAAGCTTTTCGGGAGAAGAGCCGCCATGCCCTTTCAGCACGGGAACGCGTACGCGGGCGCCCAGCTTCTCGATCGGCTCGACGAGGGCGTTGACGCTGTCGAGCGTAGCCGTGAAACCGTGAATGATGAGAACGCCGAAAGCCTCGCTGCCCATGTGAACTCCTTTGCGTATTGCATGAGGGTATGGAACGACCATTCGTAAAAATACGCCAATGGGTCAAAAAAACCATGCTGCGCAAGGAGGACAAGCCGCAAGGAGTGCACCCGAAGCGAAAAGAGATGGTATTTTTCAGCGTATTTGGCTATTTTTCAATAATAAAACAAAATTGAGCCCGTGCGGAAACTTCTCCCCTCATGCATCGCGCTGGCTTTACTCCTGAGTTCCTGCTCGGTGGTAAAGACCACGGCAAAAGCGGCTTATTCCGTCGGCAAATTCGCGGTCGATCTGGTTACCGCGCCATTGACCCACGACGAGATCGAGTCCATCGACGGCCTCTCGCCCCAGGAAGCCATACGCCAGGGACGCGTCAAAAACGCGCCGTACGTGGTGTACGGGAAAACCTATGTCCCGATGAGCGTCGAGGAAGCGGAAAACTACAGGGAAACCGGGATCGCGTCCTGGTACGGAGAGGAAACTCGCCGGAAGGAAAACGGGCACATTACGGCCAACGGTGAAGCTTTCGATCCCGACAAGCCGAGCGCCGCGCACAAATACCTGCCTTTGCCGGTCAACGTGCGGGTCACCAACCTCGAAACGAGGAAATCGATCGTCGTACGCGTCAACGACCGCGGCCCCTTCGCACACGACAGGGTGATCGACCTCAGCGCCGCCGCGGCGAAAAAGCTCGGATTCTATGAAAAGGGAACCGCACGCGTCGCGATAGAGGTGGTTTCCCTGCGGGCGGACGCCGGCACAGAGCGCTGACAACCGTGCAGGATAACGAGACGTCGCCGCATCGTGCCATGAGCCCGCCTCCCGGCACATTTCATGAAAAGGTTTACGATCTTGTCCGGATCATTCCGAGAGGCAAGGTCTCGACATACGGCATCATCGCCGAACGTCTGAGCCTGCGAAGCGCGGCCAGAATGGTCGGCTGGGCTCTTAACCGCGCGGACCTTTCATCCGTTCCCGCTCACAGGGTGGTCAACAGGAACGGTGAACTGACCGGGAAAATGCATTTCTCGGGCAAGGAAACAATGCGCAACATGCTCGAAGCGGAGGGTATCGCCTTTCGCCCCGATGGAACGGTCGATCTCGACCGTCACCTGTTCCTCTTCGACTGAACCGGCCACCGGACTATCCGACCCGCCTTACTGTATGACCGAAGCGTCCTGCATGAACCGATCGAGACCCGTGTCGGTCAGCGGATGTTTGACGAGCTGTTCGATAACCTTGAAGGGTATGGTGGCGATGTGGGCGCCCATCATGGCGGCCTCCACGACGTGCTGGGGGTGCCGTACGCTCGCCACGAGCACCTCGGTCGTAAATCGATAATTATCGAAAACCGTCAGAATCTGGTCGACGAGCGCCATGCCCTCGGTGCTGATATCGTCCAGGCGGCCGACGAAGGGGCTGACGTAGGACGCCCCCGCCTTGGCTGCAAGCAGGGCCTGGTTGGGTGAAAACACGAGGGTGGCGTTTGTCCTGATGCCTTTCCCGGCGAGCCTGCGGATGGCCTTGAGCCCCTCGATGGTCACGGGGCACTTGACCACGACATTGGGATGAATACCCGCAAGGTCCACGCCCTGGACGGTCATCTCGTCGGCCATGAGCGTGGTCACCTCGGCGCTTACCGGGCCGTCGACGATCTCGCAGATTTTCGCGATGTGCTTCTTGAACTCGCCGTAGCCGAACCGCTCGGGATCATCAACGATTTTGGCCACCAGAGAAGGGTTGGTCGTGACGCCGTCCAGCATGCCGAGCTCGGCTGCCGCGCTGATTTCGTCGAGGTTCGCTGTATCGATAAAGAATTTCATACCGTTTCCTCCCTTGTTAAGTTACGAACATCAGGCGTTGACGCCCTGTTTGTCGAGCATGGCGTTGAAGTTCTTCGCTTCGCGGTCTTCCCAGTTGCGCTTGTGATAGACGTAGCCCGCGATGAGCGGCATGGCGACCGTCGCTTCGGCGAAGACCATCTGCTCGTGGACGGTATCGACCTTGCCCCACGAACTCGCCTCCTTGAGCGTCGAGCCGGAAAGCGCGCCGTCACGCTCGTCCGCGACAGTGATCTGCACGGCGTAGGTGTGCATGGAGACCTCCTCGTAACCGAGCACTTCGGCGGCAACGACGATATCCTGGGTAAAGTTCTTCGGAACGCCGCCGCCGATCATGAAGATACCGGTTTTGTCGTTCTCGATCTTGATCCTGGTCAGTTCCCGGAAGTCCTTGACCGAGTCTATGGCGACATGGCTGTCGGGGTTGTTCCACTGGTGGTGCACCAGACCGAAACCCGCTGAGCAGTCTGAAAACGCCGGACAGAAAATCGGCACGCCTTTCTCGTATGCCTTGTAGACGATGGAGTTTCTGTCGAGGTTGTTCGATTCGATGTATCTGGCCATCTCGATAATGAACTCGCGGGAAGAGTATGTGCCGGGCTGCATGGAATCGGCGATCTTGCCCATGGTTTCGTCGCAGACGCGAAGATCGTCCTCGTCGATATAGGTATCGTAGATGCGGTCGATGTGCATGTCGCGCAGGATGGCGTCGTCGATGAACGGCGTACCCTTGTAATGCCTGAACCCGAGCGCCTCGAAAAAGTCCTGGTCGACGATGTTTGCTCCGGTGGAGACGATGGCGTCGACCATGTGGTTGTCGAGCATGTCGATGACGACCTGTTTGAGACCCGCGCTGATGAGCGAACCGGCAAGCGTGAGGATGACGGCGCATTCCTTGTCCTGCTGCATGAGGTCAACAATGGAAGCCGCCCTTGCAAGATTCCGCGCCTGGAAAGCGGTATCGGCCATCTGGTCGACAAGCGGCACGATATCGAGCTGTTTGATGTCAATATGCCTGACCGGCTCTTTCAGCAGTTCTCCCTTACTGATACCTGTGTTCATGGTACGTTCCTTTCCTGATGATGAGTGATAAGAAAACCTTTTCGAGGCGAGCGAATCAGGCAGGCATCCCGCTTCACGATCCTGGCGGACCGGACAGGACCTGCTCGACCGGCAACCCCCATGGGACAAAAAAAAGAGAGCAAGCTGACTATATCACACATTCACATTGCCGGATGCTGCTTCCTTCCGGACCTGACATGGTTGGGCAAGGGAATGTTGTATAGGACTTGCTCTCCAAAACACTCTATGTTGAAGGCCTTGAATATAGCACAAATATACTTTTACACAAACAAAATTCAAACCATACACCCCGCCCTGACAAACGGTTTTTATCTTTATCCCAACTGTTATAACTTCCAGAGCACTTGCAGTACGCGGCAGCGAAGCGGCTGCATCCTTTAGAACCGTTCACACACGGACAACGGATACAATTCCGGAACTTATGGGCAAAAAAAGAATTCTCAGCGGCATGCGCCCCACGGGCAAACTGCATCTCGGACACTATACCGGTGCGCTTGAAAACTGGGTCGCCAGGCAGAACGAACTCGACGCGCAGGGAAACAGGGCCTATGAAACCTGGTTCCTCATAGCCGATTACCACAGCCTGACAACGTCGCTCGACACCGCCGACACCTTCAGCTACACGATCGAAATGGTCATCGACTGGCTCGCGGCGGGAATCAATCCTGAAAAAAGCCCGGTATTCCGCCAGTCGCAGGTAAAACAGCATGCGGAGCTTTTCCTGCTCTTCTCCATGCTCATCACCTCGTCGAGACTGGAACGGAACCCGACGCTCAAGGATCAGGTCCGTGAACTCAACATGGAATCGATTTCGTTCGGCCACCTGGGCTATCCCGTCCTGCAGGCCGCCGATATCCTGCTTTACAAGGGGAACGTCGTACCCGTGGGAGAGGATCAGTTGCCGCACCTGGAAATAACGAGAGAACTCGCCAGACGCTTCAACAACCACTTTCCGCATCCGGCGACAGGCGGCGTGTTCGAGGAGCCGGAACCGAGAATCACGAAATTCTCCCGGCTTGCCGGGCTCGACGGCAAAGCGAAAATGTCCAAATCCCTCGGCAACACCGTCCTGCTTTCCGACACGCCCGAAGAGGTGGCGAAAAAAGTCGGCCGGGCCGTGACCGACACGCAGAAAATCAGGAAAAACGACCCTGGACGACCTGAAGTGTGCACGGTATTCAGCTATCACACAAGGTTTTCGCCCGACGACCGGGTGCATTCGATCGCCGAGGAATGCCGTTCCGGCGCCCTTGGTTGCGTCGCCTGCAAAAAAATGTGCGCGGAAGCCATCTCGGCCGAACTCTCGCCGATCCTCGAAAAGCGCGAAGCATACGCCTCGCGGCCGGAGATGGTCCGGGAAGTCTTGTTCGACGGCGAGGACCGGGCGAGAAAGACGGCGGAGGAAACCATGTGCGAAGTGCGCGAAGCCATGCGGCTGGGCTGACGAAACGATAACCTGCAATTAACTATATTCCCGAAAGAACGTGCCTGATAACGAACGACGATTCGCCTTTATTTTCGACATGGACGGCGTGCTGGTCGACAACATGCGTCTGCACGCCCATTCATGGGTAGAGCTTTTTAACGATTACGGCCTCGAAGGCATGGACCCCGAGCGCTACCTGCGCGAAACCGCGGGAATGAAAGGACTCGATGTCCTCCGCCATTTCCTGCGGCCGGATATAACACCCGAAGAAGCCGACCGCCTGACGGAACTGAAGGATTTTCTCTACCGCTTCATGTACCGCGGGGAAATAGAGCCGATGCCAGGCCTTGAACGATTCCTCGACGCCGCCGCCCTCATGGGCGTGTCGCTCGGCGTGGGCACCGGCGCAGGGGAAAAGAACATAGCCTTCACCCTCGACAGGGAGCCTTTCAGGGACAGGTTCGGAGCCGTCGTAGGATCGCACCAGGTCAAGCGGGGCAAACCGCATCCCGACATCTTCCTCAGGGTGGCCGAGCAGCTCGGGATAGAACCGTCGCGCTGCGTCGTCTTCGAGGACGCGCTTCCCGGAATCGAGGCCGCGACCGCGGCGGGCATGAAAAGCATCGCGCTGTCAACAACCAATCCGCCCGAGGTCATGCGCACCTGCAAAGGGGTCATGAGCGTTGTCGATGATTTCACGACAATCAGCCCTTCGGAGGTTATCGACAGACTGCTTGAACCGCAACTAACCGACCGTTAAGGAAACTGCTTCGATATGCAATTCTATCTTACAGAAGCCATACAAAAAGCGCTCATAGCCTCCGGCATCGAGACCGGCCGTGAGATCCAGATAGAGAAGCCGACCGACAGAAAATTCGGCGACTTTTCGACCAACGTTGCGCTCGTGCTCGCAAAAGAGTGCCGGATGAACCCGCGCCAGCTTGCGGAGAAGATTTCCGGGAACCTCGTTTTCAGAGAAAACACCGTTCGCGACACCGCCATAGCCGGCCCGGGATTCATCAATTTCTACCTCGAACCGGCCTTCATCATGCAGTCGGCCGAGCAGATCATCGTGGAAGGCGGACATTTCGGCTCGACCTGCAGGGGAAAAGGGAAAAAGGCCATCGTCGAATACGTGAGCGCTAACCCCACCGGCCCCCTGACCATAGGCCGCGGCAGGGGAGGCGTCCTCGGCGACTGCATCGCGAACCTCCTTGAAACCCAGGGATACGAGGTAACGCGGGAATACTATTTCAATGATGCAGGCCGCCAGATGACCATTCTGGCGGAATCGGTCCGCCTGCGCTACCGTGAACTCTGCGGGCGAACGGTTGCATTCCCCGAAACGCACTACCAGGGCGACTATATCCGGGATATCGCTGCAAGAATGCACGAAAAGCACGGCCAGACCCTTGCGGATGCCGACGGACTCGACGAGTTCAAGCAGGCCGCCGAAACCGTGATCTTCACCCATATCAAACAGACCCTCCACCGCCTCGGCATCCGGCACGACAGCTATTTCAACGAGCACAAGCTGTATCTGGAGGATGACAGCGGCCGTTCGGCGAACGACCGCGTAGTCGAAGCCCTGAAAGAAAAGGGGTTCGTCTCGGAGTATGACGGCGCGACATGGTTCACGACCACGAAACTCGGGCAGGAGAAAGACAAGGTGCTCATCAAGTCGAGCGGTGAGCCGAGCTACCGGCTTCCGGACATTGCCTACCACGTCACCAAGTTCGAACGGGGATTCTCCGAAATCGTCAACGTATTCGGAGCCGACCATATCGACGAGTACCCGGACGTCGTCGAAGCCCTGAACATCCTCGGCTACGAGGGAGACCGCATCAGGGTGGCGATCAACCAGTTCGTTACGACGACCGTCAACGGAGAAACGGTCAAGATGTCGACGAGAAAAGGCAACGCCGATCTGCTCGACGACCTCATCGACGATGTCGGCGCAGACGCCACGAGGCTGTTTTTCATCATGCGCGGCAAGGATTCACACCTTAATTTCGACGTCGAACTGGCGAAAAAGCAGTCGAAAGACAACCCGGTATTCTATCTCCAGTACGCTCACGCCCGCATCTGCAGCCTGTTGCGGATGGCCGAAAAAGAGATCGGCTTCTCCTCCGACGGCAGCGGCGCGCACCACATGCAACTGCTCGATTCCGAACACGAGCTGCGGCTCGCCTTCGGCCTCGCGGACTACCCGCTGGTCATCGAAAACTGCATCCGTTTGCTGGAACCGCAGAAAATGGTGGAATACCTGCACAGCGTAGCCGAACTCTATCACCGCTTCTATCAGGAGTGCCCCATCCTCAAGGCGGAACCGGATATCCGCACCGCGAGACTCTTCCTCTCGGTCGCCACGCGGCAGGTGCTTCGCAACGGCTTCGGGATACTCGGCGTCACCGCGCCGGAATCGATGTGAACGCAGAAATGCTGCTTCAGGACCGGTAGAGTCCGTGGTGGTCGATATAATCGAGAATCGACGAAGGGATAAGCCCCCTGCAGTCCTCTCCCGCAAGCAGGCGCCGACGGATTTCGGTCGATGAATGCGGAAACTCGAAACGTATCACCCTGAACCCGTGTTCCGGGGGTTCTTCCCCGCCGTCCTCCTCGCCCTGCGAGCCGCCCTGTCGGCCGAACACCACGACCGTACATTTCCGGGCAAGCTCTTCCCATGATTTCCAGAGACGAAAATCGCGGTAGTTATCCTCGCCTATGAGCAGAAACATGTCGCCGAGGCCGTAACGTTGTTCGAGGTAGGCGACATGGTCGATGGTGTAGGAAGGTCCCTGCTGCAGCAGTTCACGGTCGCTCGCCTCGGCCACCGCGCCGGTCAGGTTGACGATACCGGCAAGCAGCCTGGCCATCGCAATCCGGTCCGCGTCAGACGCTGAACCGGCATCCTTGAGCGGGTTGTTGGAAACGGAAACGACCAGCTTTTCAATGTCCAGAATCTCCCGCGCATACAGGCAGAGAGCGAGATGGCCGTTATGCGGGGGATCGAAAGTTCCGCCGAAAAGGGCGAGCTGCACGGCGACGGAAGACTATTGGTTGCTGAAATGCTCGATAACTTTCTCTCGATAGCCCGAAACCTTGTCGATATTCTGCGGAAACTGCTGTTCGTAGCCGTCGAGCACAGCCTTGGCTTCGTACCATTTTTCCCGTTTGATCAGCACGTCGACCTTGCCGACCCAGGCTTTCTCGAAATAGACCGTGTCGGGAAAGTACCGGAGCACCTCGTCGTAATACATGATCGACGCGCGATAGCGTTTCAGGCCGCGATACTGGTCGGCGATCGAAAACGAACTGTGAGCGAGCCTTTCCCTGAGGGCGATGATGCTGCTCACGCTTTCCTGGGCTTTTTCCACCCTGCCGTATTCGGCGTTGGCCAGCGCGAACTGGCGCTGATAGACTGCGTTGTCGGGATTGAGCCTCACCAGCTCCCGGTACATCTCGACATCGGTTGCAAGCTGCTGCGGGTCCCTGACAGGATACATGTCGAGGAAGAGCTGGAATTCCCGGATTGCCTTTTTCGTATAGTCCTGGTCGCGGGCATAATTGAACGAAAGTTCGTTATACGATTTGGCGAGCTTGAACTGGGCGTCGGCCGCATAGGGCGAACCCGGCGTCTGTTCGAGAAGGCGTCGGAAAATCTCTGCCGA
It encodes the following:
- a CDS encoding outer membrane protein assembly factor BamD; protein product: MPVSRFSTRSRILIAGFCLAAGATVSSCSSTQSPVTGELTERYTYARTLVGKEDYDKAIIELEALMFDARATTLEDDVLFELAEAYYESEQYLLSAEIFRRLLEQTPGSPYAADAQFKLAKSYNELSFNYARDQDYTKKAIREFQLFLDMYPVRDPQQLATDVEMYRELVRLNPDNAVYQRQFALANAEYGRVEKAQESVSSIIALRERLAHSSFSIADQYRGLKRYRASIMYYDEVLRYFPDTVYFEKAWVGKVDVLIKREKWYEAKAVLDGYEQQFPQNIDKVSGYREKVIEHFSNQ